One genomic region from Chlamydia poikilotherma encodes:
- a CDS encoding type III secretion chaperone Slc1 — MSRQNAEENLKNFARELKLPDVAFDQNNTCILFVDGEFSLHLTYEEHSDRLYVYAPLLDGLPDNTQRKLALYEKLLEGSMLGGQMAGGGVGVATKEQLILMHCVLDMKYAETNLLKAFAQLFIETVVKWRTVCADICAGREPSVDTMPQMPQSGSPGGIQPPPTGIRA; from the coding sequence ATGTCCAGGCAAAATGCTGAGGAAAATCTAAAAAATTTTGCTAGAGAACTAAAGCTCCCTGATGTAGCTTTTGATCAGAACAATACGTGCATTTTGTTTGTTGATGGCGAATTTTCCCTTCACCTCACTTACGAAGAACATTCTGATCGTTTGTATGTCTACGCTCCCTTGTTAGATGGTTTGCCAGATAATACTCAAAGAAAATTAGCTTTATATGAAAAGCTTTTAGAAGGATCTATGCTTGGTGGACAGATGGCTGGAGGCGGCGTTGGAGTTGCTACTAAAGAACAACTCATTTTAATGCACTGCGTTTTAGACATGAAATACGCTGAAACAAATCTTTTAAAGGCCTTTGCTCAATTATTTATTGAAACTGTGGTAAAATGGCGAACTGTTTGTGCTGATATTTGCGCTGGTAGGGAACCTTCTGTAGATACTATGCCTCAAATGCCTCAGTCTGGTAGTCCTGGTGGAATACAACCTCCTCCTACAGGCATTCGTGCGTAA
- a CDS encoding DNA polymerase III subunit delta, with product MQEYTCFQNFSKFYKEKAPALTVIGSNSEEDKNVCIELLVSGKAQEFDASGLTVSDLSKWTESYGLFASKEVISIFQTEKLPQQTRDFLIRYAKNPHPHLTIFLFTTKQSFFQSLLKELVSAASLSLFGEWQSDREKRMTILLSQRASSLGITCSLALASAFIKKFPQGEMHNLIGEFHKLLCCIGKKQTLEYGDIESFVVKKEQVSLWKLRDAILQRNASESQILLQALLYEHGEDPLGLIAFLRGQCLYGLRSLEEETGDRKHRFFISYGRERLHQALSHLFYAESIIKNNVQDSIIAVETLLIRMTNS from the coding sequence ATGCAAGAATACACTTGCTTCCAAAATTTTTCCAAATTCTATAAGGAAAAGGCTCCTGCTCTTACAGTCATTGGTTCAAATTCTGAAGAGGATAAGAACGTATGTATAGAGCTTCTTGTTTCTGGGAAAGCTCAAGAATTCGATGCTTCGGGATTAACAGTTAGTGATTTATCAAAATGGACAGAATCTTATGGATTATTTGCCTCGAAAGAGGTGATTTCTATTTTTCAAACTGAGAAGTTACCTCAACAAACTCGGGATTTTCTTATCCGTTATGCAAAAAATCCTCACCCACATCTCACTATATTTTTATTCACTACGAAACAATCCTTTTTTCAATCTTTACTTAAGGAATTAGTTTCTGCTGCTTCTTTATCACTATTTGGTGAGTGGCAATCGGATAGAGAGAAGCGTATGACTATTCTTCTTTCTCAAAGAGCTTCGTCTCTGGGAATAACTTGTTCTTTGGCTTTAGCTTCGGCATTTATTAAGAAATTTCCTCAGGGAGAGATGCATAACCTTATTGGTGAATTTCATAAATTACTTTGCTGCATAGGGAAAAAACAAACATTAGAGTATGGAGATATTGAAAGTTTCGTAGTAAAAAAAGAACAGGTGTCTTTGTGGAAATTGCGTGATGCTATTTTGCAGAGGAATGCTTCAGAAAGTCAGATATTACTACAAGCTTTGCTTTATGAACATGGAGAAGATCCTCTAGGATTGATAGCTTTTCTTCGTGGTCAGTGTTTATATGGTTTACGTAGTTTAGAAGAAGAAACAGGGGATAGAAAACATCGGTTTTTTATTTCCTACGGTAGAGAACGACTCCATCAAGCGCTTAGTCATTTATTTTATGCCGAGAGTATTATTAAGAATAATGTGCAAGACTCTATAATAGCTGTTGAGACTTTGCTGATTAGGATGACAAATTCATGA
- a CDS encoding glycogen debranching protein, protein MGKISFYPGSPLPLGATRLSSNRYRFTLFSSQATQVVLALADKNFHIQEIVLSHEKNRTGAIWHIEVEGISDQWSYAFRIDGPTNATAKFNFKKYLSDPYAKNLRSPQTFGSIKTSRDYAFSYLKNEEFSWEGDRCLNLPKEESIIYEMHVRSFTWNNSSQVRYPGTFLGIIEKIDYLKKLGVNAIELLPIFEFDETYHPFRTANRPYLCNYWGYSPVNFFSPCRRYAYGSDPCAPIREFKTLVKALHKANIEVILDVVFNHTGLENTICPLPWIDLSSYYMVNSQGEFANYSGCGNTLNTNHTPTTQWILDSLRYWVQEMHVDGFRFDLASVFSRDPLGNPVPFSPILHAISYDPVLSKTKIIAEPWDAAGLYQVGYFPTLSPRWSEWNGQYRDTIKSFLNGDQHLVGAFASRISGSQDLYPQGSPCNSINYICSHDGFTLRDTVSYNDKHNEGNGEDNRDGNNANYSYNFGEEGETKNPKILALRERQMRNFLLTLFLSQGIPMLQSGDEYGHTGKGNNNRWALDTDANHFLWNELSKNTSLFDFVCKAIRFRKQHKEIFNKGFLNHENITWLDANANPIEHWNPSKFLAYELKCSKYSLFTTFYTGEERIEINLPKIRENFLPYQKIADSSDFASESLSEKVLLDSYMMLVAISYTSHIS, encoded by the coding sequence ATGGGCAAAATTAGTTTTTATCCAGGCTCTCCACTACCTTTGGGAGCAACTCGGCTTTCTTCTAACCGTTATCGTTTCACGTTATTTTCTTCACAAGCCACTCAAGTAGTTCTTGCTCTTGCCGATAAGAATTTCCATATCCAAGAAATAGTTTTGTCACATGAGAAAAACCGCACGGGAGCTATCTGGCATATAGAGGTGGAAGGGATTTCTGATCAGTGGTCTTATGCTTTTCGCATAGATGGTCCTACAAACGCAACAGCTAAGTTTAATTTTAAAAAATACCTTTCTGATCCTTATGCAAAAAATCTCCGTTCTCCACAAACTTTCGGCTCTATAAAAACTTCTCGAGACTATGCCTTTAGTTATTTAAAAAATGAAGAGTTTTCTTGGGAAGGAGATCGCTGTCTCAATTTACCCAAAGAAGAATCAATCATTTATGAAATGCATGTCCGCTCTTTTACTTGGAATAATTCTTCTCAAGTACGTTATCCAGGGACTTTTCTAGGTATTATCGAAAAGATAGATTATCTAAAAAAACTTGGGGTCAACGCTATTGAACTTCTCCCTATTTTTGAATTCGATGAAACTTACCACCCTTTTCGAACTGCTAACAGACCTTACCTCTGCAACTACTGGGGATATTCTCCTGTAAACTTTTTCTCTCCTTGTCGACGCTATGCTTATGGTTCAGATCCCTGCGCACCAATCAGAGAATTTAAAACTCTAGTGAAAGCTTTACATAAGGCAAATATTGAGGTAATTCTCGATGTTGTTTTTAATCATACAGGATTAGAAAACACAATTTGCCCTTTGCCTTGGATAGACCTTTCTTCATATTATATGGTGAATTCTCAAGGAGAATTCGCTAACTATTCAGGATGTGGGAACACATTAAATACTAACCACACGCCCACTACACAATGGATTTTGGATTCCCTACGCTATTGGGTTCAGGAGATGCATGTAGATGGGTTTCGTTTTGATCTTGCTTCTGTATTCTCACGTGACCCCTTAGGCAATCCCGTTCCTTTCTCACCAATCTTACACGCTATCAGCTATGATCCTGTGCTTTCAAAAACGAAAATCATTGCCGAACCTTGGGACGCCGCTGGTTTGTATCAAGTGGGTTATTTTCCTACCTTAAGTCCACGTTGGAGCGAATGGAATGGACAGTATCGTGATACTATAAAATCCTTTTTAAATGGAGATCAACATCTTGTTGGCGCCTTCGCTTCAAGGATTTCCGGATCTCAAGATCTCTATCCACAAGGCTCTCCTTGCAATTCGATTAACTATATTTGCAGTCATGATGGATTTACTTTGCGCGATACAGTTTCCTACAATGACAAACATAATGAAGGAAATGGAGAGGATAATCGTGACGGAAACAATGCAAACTATAGCTACAATTTTGGAGAAGAAGGAGAAACCAAAAATCCGAAAATTCTTGCTTTACGCGAACGTCAGATGCGTAATTTTCTATTAACCTTATTCCTTTCCCAAGGGATTCCGATGCTACAATCAGGAGATGAATATGGTCACACGGGAAAAGGAAACAATAACCGTTGGGCATTAGATACAGATGCCAATCATTTCCTTTGGAATGAATTGTCTAAAAATACTTCTCTTTTTGATTTTGTCTGTAAAGCCATTCGTTTCAGAAAACAGCATAAGGAAATCTTCAATAAAGGATTCCTTAATCATGAAAATATTACCTGGCTCGATGCAAACGCGAATCCTATAGAACATTGGAATCCTAGTAAATTTTTAGCTTATGAGCTTAAATGTTCCAAGTATAGCCTATTCACAACGTTCTATACAGGAGAAGAAAGGATAGAAATTAACCTACCAAAAATAAGAGAGAATTTTCTTCCTTATCAAAAAATAGCAGATAGTTCAGATTTTGCATCAGAAAGCCTATCAGAAAAAGTATTGTTAGATTCTTATATGATGCTAGTTGCTATAAGTTACACAAGTCATATTAGCTAA
- a CDS encoding hydrolase codes for MKNIIKDIKAQNSGKAIPNDQIQFSCGGDGVTENVMRKPWNVSNQRITNIARGSGNPASGSITLKSDLSDYLQKGGVTTRGVFLRTTGGLMIGDIDMGSTHTVVGLPISYKTTIVNDNDTASVGMVSEDIGSLADKLTDLINQINDLSSAGGLDKIIKDLGTPSGGTLTKPNEAQWLVRAGGNSMAGDLGFKKNEQSTPTDPEPTIKNLAITGSVASGGSAVGAISTATPKDKLQRIVAVNDLTETLNEIVKNTTYPKWTGMDVSFVCLKQVASSSTPPSSTDYEKSSNADNYITTVDANSVKLLRRGIYCVSFIYDFTQPNPPSTPPAPATDVSCALAITPKSGTKTECYKVTGKSDTTFIGKTYIFIEDAQASTEATLSFEVTATSSIAKQTWTVSFIGAAY; via the coding sequence ATGAAAAATATAATTAAAGATATAAAAGCACAAAATTCTGGAAAAGCCATTCCTAATGATCAGATTCAATTTTCCTGCGGAGGTGATGGTGTTACCGAGAATGTTATGCGTAAACCTTGGAACGTTTCGAATCAAAGAATTACAAATATAGCTCGTGGATCTGGAAATCCTGCTAGTGGGAGTATCACTTTAAAAAGTGATCTTAGTGATTATCTTCAAAAGGGAGGTGTCACTACAAGAGGAGTCTTTCTAAGGACAACAGGTGGCTTGATGATTGGGGATATCGATATGGGATCTACCCATACTGTAGTTGGTTTGCCTATATCATATAAAACCACTATTGTTAATGATAATGATACGGCTTCTGTAGGTATGGTCTCAGAAGATATAGGTTCTCTTGCTGATAAGCTAACCGATCTTATCAATCAAATAAACGATCTCTCTTCCGCAGGTGGTTTAGATAAAATCATAAAAGATTTAGGAACACCATCTGGTGGAACTTTAACAAAACCGAACGAGGCTCAATGGTTAGTGCGTGCTGGAGGAAACTCTATGGCTGGCGATTTAGGATTCAAAAAAAATGAGCAAAGTACACCTACAGATCCAGAGCCTACTATTAAAAATCTTGCAATAACAGGTTCTGTAGCAAGTGGTGGTTCTGCTGTTGGAGCTATTTCTACGGCAACTCCAAAAGATAAGCTTCAAAGGATTGTTGCTGTAAATGACCTTACAGAAACCCTAAATGAGATAGTGAAGAATACTACATATCCCAAATGGACGGGTATGGACGTTTCTTTTGTTTGTTTAAAACAAGTCGCCAGCAGTTCAACTCCACCATCTTCTACAGATTATGAAAAATCTAGCAATGCTGATAATTATATAACAACAGTAGATGCAAACAGTGTTAAATTATTGCGTAGGGGCATTTATTGCGTTTCCTTTATCTATGATTTCACTCAACCAAATCCTCCTTCTACACCACCTGCTCCAGCTACAGATGTTAGTTGTGCATTAGCTATTACTCCTAAAAGTGGTACAAAAACAGAATGCTATAAAGTGACAGGTAAGTCTGACACTACATTCATAGGAAAGACTTATATTTTTATTGAGGATGCTCAAGCATCCACGGAAGCAACACTGAGTTTCGAAGTCACAGCTACTTCATCAATTGCTAAACAAACATGGACAGTATCTTTTATAGGCGCTGCTTATTAA
- a CDS encoding histone H1-like repetitive region-containing protein gives MLGVQKKRSSKKTATKAVRKPARKAAAKKTATRKPVARKTVRKTTAKKTTARKTVRKTTARKTVAKKTATRKPVAKKAVRKTTAKKATVRKTVGKTTARKTVAKKAATRKPVVRKTVRKTAAKTTARKTVRKTTTARKTVAKKTVAKKPAVRKTTVRKTAARKTVAKPAISCHKHHRHTASCKRVCSSSAKRRCGSKSRVRTAHGWRQQLMKLVSR, from the coding sequence ATGTTAGGAGTACAAAAAAAACGTAGCAGCAAGAAAACAGCTACCAAAGCTGTTCGTAAACCTGCTAGAAAAGCTGCTGCTAAGAAGACTGCTACTAGAAAGCCTGTTGCTAGAAAGACAGTTCGTAAGACAACTGCTAAGAAAACTACGGCTCGCAAAACAGTTAGAAAAACTACGGCTCGTAAGACTGTAGCTAAGAAGACTGCTACTAGAAAGCCTGTTGCTAAGAAAGCAGTTCGTAAGACAACTGCTAAAAAAGCTACTGTTCGTAAGACAGTTGGAAAAACTACGGCTCGTAAGACTGTAGCTAAAAAAGCTGCTACTAGAAAGCCTGTAGTTAGAAAAACTGTTCGCAAGACAGCTGCTAAGACTACAGCTCGCAAAACAGTTAGAAAAACTACAACAGCTCGTAAGACTGTAGCTAAGAAAACTGTTGCTAAAAAGCCTGCAGTTAGAAAAACGACAGTTCGTAAGACAGCTGCTAGAAAGACAGTAGCAAAGCCTGCTATCTCATGCCACAAACATCATAGACATACAGCTTCTTGCAAGCGTGTGTGTTCTTCTTCAGCTAAAAGAAGATGTGGTTCTAAAAGCCGTGTTCGTACAGCTCATGGCTGGCGTCAACAGTTGATGAAACTTGTTTCCCGATAG
- a CDS encoding SAM-dependent methyltransferase, with translation MTLYIFPNTLGNRRVDLLPAVIGEIIPKLQGLIAESDRGGRAFLSLWKVQETHKFPIAVLNKNDRSVKAWDFYLEPIIKKQENWGLVSDSGLPCIADPGAGLVRRARALNLSIQAFSGPCSITLALMLSGLPGQNFTFLGYLPQNPKDRARCIKSSSGKQHTQICIETPYRNVHTFQALLGILPGYTELCVGIDITGDQEFVSTRSVDTWLRSTDLDKVTEQITKTLAIFLFHTPG, from the coding sequence ATGACTTTATATATTTTCCCAAATACTTTAGGTAATCGACGTGTGGATCTTCTGCCTGCAGTTATCGGAGAGATTATTCCTAAGCTTCAAGGTTTAATTGCCGAGAGTGATCGCGGGGGACGTGCATTTCTTAGTCTGTGGAAAGTACAAGAGACACATAAGTTTCCCATTGCGGTATTAAATAAAAACGATCGTTCTGTAAAAGCTTGGGATTTTTATCTAGAGCCTATTATAAAAAAGCAAGAAAACTGGGGATTAGTTTCTGATTCTGGGCTTCCTTGCATTGCAGATCCTGGAGCAGGACTTGTACGTCGTGCTCGTGCTCTTAATTTATCGATTCAAGCGTTTTCGGGTCCATGTTCTATAACCCTAGCGCTTATGTTGTCAGGATTACCTGGACAAAACTTTACTTTTTTAGGGTATCTTCCACAAAATCCTAAGGATAGAGCACGTTGCATAAAGAGTAGCTCAGGAAAACAACATACGCAAATATGTATCGAAACACCATATCGCAATGTTCATACCTTCCAAGCGTTACTAGGAATTTTGCCAGGATACACTGAGTTATGTGTAGGTATAGACATTACTGGAGATCAAGAGTTTGTCTCTACAAGATCGGTAGATACTTGGTTGCGATCTACAGATCTTGATAAGGTGACTGAACAAATTACAAAGACACTAGCGATTTTTCTATTTCACACTCCCGGGTAA
- a CDS encoding single-stranded DNA-binding protein — protein sequence MMFGYFVGYLGADPEERMTSKGKRVVVLRLGVKSRIGTKDETVWCKCNVWHNRYDKMLPYLKKGSGVIIAGDISVESYMSKDGTPQSSLVISVDTIKFSPFSRSESRSQSAEDSSVQTSYENVSVGFEGESLDAEAVADKDMYAGYGQGQQYVSEDVPF from the coding sequence ATGATGTTTGGTTATTTTGTCGGTTATTTAGGAGCAGATCCTGAAGAAAGAATGACCTCGAAAGGTAAACGCGTAGTTGTATTGCGTCTAGGAGTAAAATCTCGCATAGGAACTAAAGATGAAACTGTGTGGTGCAAATGTAATGTCTGGCACAACCGCTATGATAAAATGCTCCCTTATTTGAAAAAAGGATCAGGGGTAATTATCGCAGGAGATATCTCTGTAGAAAGTTATATGAGTAAAGATGGAACTCCCCAATCTTCTTTGGTGATCAGTGTCGATACAATTAAATTTAGTCCTTTTAGTAGAAGCGAATCTCGTTCTCAATCAGCTGAAGACAGCTCAGTTCAAACGTCTTACGAAAATGTGTCTGTGGGATTTGAGGGAGAAAGTTTGGATGCTGAAGCTGTAGCGGATAAAGATATGTACGCTGGCTATGGTCAAGGTCAACAATATGTATCTGAAGATGTGCCTTTTTAA
- a CDS encoding leucyl aminopeptidase — protein MVLFHSQASCSKRVKADAIVLPFWRSKDKVKCAASIGKEYESLYKVALDNFLAKSGEVELIYSCGQGKEKRLVLLGLGKNEELASEEVLAAYAKVTRVLRKAKCTTVNVVLPTISELRISIEDFLGNLTSGILSLNYNYPKYTKESSKDPLLTKVNVMGIVPKIADRIFRKEESIFEGVYLTRDLVNGNADEVTPQKLANIAKGLAKEFPSIDAKILNKDAILKEKMGLLAAVAKGSAVDPCFIVLSYQGKPKSKDQTVLIGKGVTFDSGGLDLKPGKAMLTMKEDMAGAATVLGILSGIATLELPVNVTAIIPATENAIDAAAYKMGDVYTGMSGLSVEIGSTDAEGRLILADAMTYALKHCKPTRIIDFATLTGAMVVSLGEDVAGFFSNNDVLAQDLSEASAETSEALWRLPLVEKYDKALHSDIADMKNIGSNRAGAITAALFLRRFLEDQPVAWAHLDIAGTAYREKDEDFYPKYASGFGVRCLIYYIEKFLSK, from the coding sequence TTGGTTCTATTTCATTCTCAAGCGTCTTGTAGTAAACGTGTTAAAGCTGATGCAATTGTTCTTCCTTTTTGGAGGTCTAAAGATAAAGTTAAATGCGCAGCTTCAATCGGAAAAGAATATGAATCACTTTATAAAGTTGCCTTGGACAACTTCTTAGCAAAAAGCGGAGAAGTCGAACTTATTTATAGCTGTGGACAGGGGAAAGAGAAACGTCTTGTACTTCTAGGATTAGGAAAGAACGAAGAGCTAGCTTCTGAAGAAGTTTTAGCAGCTTATGCTAAAGTAACACGTGTGTTACGCAAGGCAAAATGCACAACGGTGAATGTTGTACTTCCTACAATTTCTGAATTACGTATTTCCATAGAGGATTTCCTTGGAAATCTAACTTCTGGGATCCTATCTTTAAACTATAATTATCCTAAATACACTAAAGAATCATCGAAAGATCCTTTATTGACTAAAGTCAATGTAATGGGAATTGTTCCTAAGATTGCAGATAGAATCTTTAGAAAAGAAGAAAGTATTTTTGAGGGTGTTTACCTGACCCGAGATCTTGTGAATGGTAATGCAGATGAGGTAACGCCTCAAAAATTAGCAAATATTGCTAAGGGATTGGCTAAGGAATTCCCTAGCATTGATGCTAAGATTTTAAATAAGGATGCTATTCTTAAAGAAAAAATGGGTCTTTTAGCTGCTGTTGCTAAGGGATCTGCTGTAGATCCTTGTTTTATCGTTTTAAGCTATCAAGGTAAGCCGAAGTCCAAAGATCAAACCGTACTTATTGGAAAGGGCGTAACTTTTGATTCTGGAGGCTTAGATCTTAAGCCAGGCAAAGCTATGTTGACTATGAAGGAAGATATGGCTGGTGCTGCTACAGTATTAGGTATTCTTTCAGGAATAGCTACTTTAGAGCTTCCTGTAAATGTTACTGCTATTATTCCTGCTACAGAAAATGCTATAGATGCTGCTGCTTATAAGATGGGCGATGTCTATACAGGTATGTCAGGATTATCAGTAGAGATTGGCAGTACAGATGCGGAAGGTCGTTTAATACTTGCAGATGCAATGACTTATGCTTTAAAACATTGCAAGCCTACAAGAATTATTGATTTCGCTACATTAACAGGAGCGATGGTTGTCTCCTTAGGAGAGGATGTAGCTGGCTTCTTCTCTAATAATGATGTATTGGCACAGGATCTTTCAGAAGCTTCAGCAGAAACTAGTGAAGCTTTATGGAGACTTCCTCTTGTTGAAAAATATGACAAAGCTTTGCATTCTGATATTGCTGATATGAAAAATATTGGTAGTAACCGTGCGGGAGCTATTACAGCGGCACTTTTCTTAAGACGTTTTCTTGAAGATCAACCGGTAGCTTGGGCGCATTTAGACATTGCAGGTACTGCATATCGTGAAAAAGACGAAGATTTCTATCCAAAATATGCTTCTGGTTTCGGTGTTCGTTGTCTTATTTATTACATAGAAAAATTTCTATCCAAGTAG
- the hemW gene encoding radical SAM family heme chaperone HemW: MNGKKPLALYIHFPFCSKKCHYCSFYTIPYNPESVSLYCNAILQEGLSKLSTVQDTYFIDTVFFGGGTPSLIPPHHLHNISKVLAPHAKEITLEANPEDLSEAYLRDLTLTPVNRISVGAQTFHDPLLKALGRIHCAAASIDAVHRCYEHEFNNISIDLIYGLPTQSLSDFLSDLHQALTLPISHISLYNLTLDPHTSFYKHRRILAPSIANDDILAAMSLSAEELLSSRGFSRYELASYAKSQAESKHNLYYWTDKPFLGLGVSASQYTDNIRSKNFSRISEYLRAVRKNLPTHESRESLPEEERIKEALALRLRLTKGARLKDFPSSLIQSLTSIPLIKELFDLDNEFLFLNKQGRLFHDTIAEEIMNLSF; encoded by the coding sequence ATGAATGGTAAAAAACCCTTAGCCCTTTACATTCATTTTCCTTTTTGCTCAAAGAAATGCCACTACTGTAGCTTTTACACGATTCCATACAATCCGGAATCTGTAAGTTTGTACTGCAATGCGATTCTTCAAGAAGGATTGAGTAAGCTATCTACTGTTCAAGACACATATTTTATCGATACTGTATTTTTTGGTGGAGGAACACCTTCATTAATTCCTCCCCATCATTTACATAACATAAGTAAAGTCCTAGCTCCTCATGCTAAGGAAATCACTTTGGAAGCAAATCCCGAGGATTTATCGGAAGCGTATTTAAGAGATCTTACTCTAACTCCAGTTAATAGGATTAGTGTTGGAGCACAGACCTTTCATGATCCCCTTCTTAAAGCCTTAGGAAGAATACACTGCGCAGCAGCATCTATAGATGCTGTCCACCGTTGCTATGAACATGAATTTAATAACATCTCCATAGACCTTATTTATGGTCTCCCCACACAATCTTTGTCAGATTTTCTTTCAGATCTCCATCAAGCTCTGACTCTACCTATTTCGCATATTTCGCTGTATAATCTGACCTTAGATCCTCATACATCGTTTTATAAGCACCGTCGTATTCTAGCTCCCTCTATTGCTAATGATGATATATTAGCAGCTATGAGTCTCTCAGCTGAAGAACTTCTATCTTCTCGGGGATTTTCTCGCTATGAACTTGCCTCGTATGCAAAATCTCAAGCTGAATCAAAACATAACCTCTACTACTGGACAGATAAGCCCTTTTTAGGGTTAGGCGTTTCTGCATCACAATATACTGATAATATACGCTCGAAAAATTTCTCAAGAATTTCAGAGTATCTACGTGCTGTGCGGAAAAATCTTCCCACTCATGAATCTAGAGAATCCCTACCAGAAGAAGAACGTATAAAAGAAGCTCTGGCCTTAAGATTACGTCTTACCAAAGGAGCGCGATTAAAAGATTTCCCATCTTCACTAATACAATCTCTCACGTCCATTCCTCTAATTAAAGAACTGTTTGATCTCGATAATGAGTTCTTATTCTTAAATAAACAGGGTCGATTATTTCATGATACTATTGCTGAAGAAATCATGAATCTTTCTTTTTAA